One region of Streptomyces subrutilus genomic DNA includes:
- a CDS encoding helix-turn-helix domain-containing protein, which yields MTTTRPAVGALLRTWRERRGISQLELAGRADSSSRHISFIETGRSRPSEEMVLRLADRLEVPVRERNALLLAAGYAPHYAQTALDHPSMEALREGIERLLTGYEPYPALVVDATYDVVAANRGILMLMEGLPEHLLVPPLNAMRITLHPEGLAPRIRNLAAWRGHLLEQMERQIALARSEPLRALYEEVSAYAVPGRPGDEAAAPEEPVPYIALPLVIEHDGHVLSFVSSIATFNTPMDVTVAELAIETMLPADPATVKYLRSLGG from the coding sequence ATGACCACCACGAGGCCCGCGGTCGGCGCCCTGCTCCGTACGTGGCGGGAGCGGCGCGGCATCAGCCAGCTGGAGCTGGCGGGCCGCGCCGACTCCTCGTCCCGGCACATCAGCTTCATCGAGACCGGGCGGTCCCGGCCGAGCGAGGAGATGGTGCTGAGGCTCGCGGACCGTCTGGAGGTGCCGGTGCGCGAGCGGAACGCCCTGCTTTTGGCAGCGGGTTACGCCCCGCACTACGCGCAGACCGCGCTGGACCACCCGTCCATGGAGGCGCTGCGCGAGGGGATCGAGCGGCTGCTGACCGGTTACGAGCCCTACCCGGCGCTGGTCGTGGACGCCACGTACGACGTCGTCGCCGCCAACCGGGGCATCCTGATGCTGATGGAGGGGCTGCCGGAGCACCTGCTGGTCCCGCCGCTGAACGCCATGCGGATCACCCTGCACCCCGAAGGGCTGGCCCCGAGGATCCGCAATCTCGCGGCGTGGCGCGGGCATCTGCTGGAGCAGATGGAGCGGCAGATCGCGCTGGCCCGGTCCGAGCCGCTGCGCGCGCTGTACGAGGAGGTCTCGGCCTACGCGGTTCCCGGGCGCCCGGGCGACGAGGCCGCCGCGCCGGAGGAGCCCGTCCCGTACATCGCGCTCCCGCTCGTCATCGAGCACGACGGCCACGTGCTGTCCTTCGTGTCGTCGATCGCGACCTTCAACACGCCGATGGACGTGACCGTCGCCGAGCTGGCGATCGAGACGATGCTCCCGGCCGATCCGGCAACGGTGAAGTACCTGCGCTCACTTGGCGGCTGA
- a CDS encoding hydroxysqualene dehydroxylase — protein MVSTGSSRRTFIAGTAAATAGGALAAGLAAAPTAAAATGAGTAAAPNGRRVAVLGGGVAGLTAAHELAERGYAVTVYERRALGGKARSMDVPGSARGGRRPLPAEHGFRFIPGIYHNLPDTMRRIPFPGNANGVWDNLVAPREMMFARAGGREDLRGPIPWPEHSPAELTPEEIRRALTGILQSLVRLPPHETAYFVNRVLVFLTSCDERRNEVWEHTPWWDFVRAARMSNEYQRILAVGITRNIVATKAEEASTRTVGALGEAFVFNLLGRGADGPPDRILNLPTNEAWIDPWEAHLRSLGVEFKIGWTVREVQYGNGRVSGVAVMDPSGARQTVTADHYVSALPVEHARRTWSAALRAADPMLGRCDRLQTDWMTGIQFYLTERAPLVHGHLNCIDSAWSLTAIQQAEHWPSRNFPADYGDGVAVDCLSVDISEWDKPGILYGKTAKQCTREEVAREVWAQLKASLNDTGKTLLSDSALHSWFLDPGVDGLGTPNPTNEDELLIHPTGTFHNRPSAGTRIPNFFLSGDYVAVDIDLATMEGANASARAAVNGLLDRDGSPAARCTVRPMYRAPEVEPAKRHDLWRYRLGLRNVFDLG, from the coding sequence ATGGTGAGCACAGGAAGTTCCAGACGTACGTTCATCGCGGGCACCGCCGCCGCCACGGCAGGCGGCGCCCTGGCGGCGGGCCTGGCCGCGGCGCCGACGGCCGCGGCCGCGACGGGCGCGGGTACCGCGGCCGCGCCGAACGGCCGGCGCGTCGCCGTCCTCGGCGGCGGGGTGGCCGGACTGACCGCGGCGCACGAACTCGCCGAGCGCGGCTACGCGGTCACCGTGTACGAACGCCGCGCGCTCGGCGGCAAGGCCCGCAGCATGGACGTGCCCGGCAGCGCCCGGGGCGGCCGCCGCCCGCTGCCCGCCGAGCACGGCTTCCGCTTCATCCCCGGCATCTACCACAACCTGCCGGACACCATGCGCCGCATCCCCTTCCCCGGGAACGCCAACGGGGTGTGGGACAACCTCGTCGCCCCGCGCGAGATGATGTTCGCGCGGGCGGGCGGCCGCGAGGACCTGCGCGGGCCCATCCCCTGGCCGGAGCACTCCCCCGCCGAGCTGACCCCCGAAGAGATCCGGCGCGCCCTCACCGGCATCCTGCAGTCGCTGGTGCGGCTGCCGCCCCACGAGACGGCGTACTTCGTCAACCGCGTGCTGGTCTTCCTCACCAGCTGCGACGAGCGCCGCAACGAGGTCTGGGAGCACACCCCTTGGTGGGACTTCGTCCGCGCGGCGCGGATGTCGAACGAGTACCAGCGGATCCTCGCGGTCGGCATCACCCGCAACATCGTCGCCACCAAGGCGGAGGAGGCCTCCACCCGCACCGTGGGCGCCCTCGGCGAGGCCTTCGTCTTCAACCTGCTGGGCCGCGGCGCGGACGGCCCGCCGGACCGGATCCTCAACCTGCCCACCAACGAGGCGTGGATCGACCCCTGGGAGGCCCATCTGCGCTCGCTCGGCGTGGAGTTCAAGATCGGCTGGACCGTGCGGGAGGTGCAGTACGGGAACGGCCGGGTGAGCGGGGTCGCCGTCATGGACCCGTCCGGCGCGCGGCAGACCGTCACCGCCGACCACTACGTCTCGGCCCTGCCCGTCGAGCACGCCCGGCGCACCTGGAGCGCCGCACTGCGGGCCGCCGATCCGATGCTGGGGCGCTGCGACAGGCTGCAGACCGACTGGATGACGGGGATCCAGTTCTACCTGACGGAACGGGCGCCGCTGGTGCACGGCCACCTCAACTGCATCGACTCCGCCTGGTCGTTGACGGCCATCCAGCAGGCCGAGCACTGGCCCTCCCGGAACTTCCCCGCCGACTACGGCGACGGTGTCGCGGTGGACTGCCTGTCGGTGGACATCTCGGAGTGGGACAAGCCCGGGATCCTGTACGGCAAGACCGCCAAGCAGTGCACCCGGGAGGAGGTGGCGCGCGAGGTGTGGGCCCAGCTGAAGGCCTCCCTCAACGACACCGGGAAGACCCTGCTGAGCGATTCCGCGCTGCACTCGTGGTTCCTGGATCCGGGCGTGGACGGGCTGGGCACTCCGAACCCGACGAACGAGGACGAGCTGCTGATCCACCCGACCGGCACCTTCCACAACCGGCCGAGCGCGGGCACCCGCATCCCCAACTTCTTCCTCAGCGGGGACTACGTGGCGGTCGACATCGACCTGGCGACGATGGAGGGGGCGAACGCCTCCGCGCGTGCGGCCGTCAACGGTCTGCTGGACCGGGACGGTTCACCGGCCGCCCGGTGCACGGTCCGGCCGATGTACCGGGCCCCGGAGGTCGAGCCCGCCAAGCGGCACGACCTGTGGCGCTACCGCCTCGGGCTGCGGAACGTCTTCGATCTGGGCTGA
- a CDS encoding 4a-hydroxytetrahydrobiopterin dehydratase, with translation MPSEPLSQKEIEDRLRELPGWAFEDDRIFRTYRLGTHFAASALVAHIASVQEELNHHSDLTLGYNTVRLSVNSHDAGGVVTANDFALAERVESLAPAHGAS, from the coding sequence ATGCCGAGTGAACCGCTGTCACAGAAGGAGATCGAGGACCGGTTGCGGGAACTCCCCGGCTGGGCCTTCGAGGACGACCGGATCTTCCGCACCTACCGGCTGGGCACGCACTTCGCGGCGAGCGCCCTGGTGGCCCACATCGCCTCCGTGCAGGAGGAGTTGAACCACCACTCCGACCTGACGCTCGGCTACAACACCGTCCGGCTGTCGGTGAACAGCCACGACGCGGGCGGCGTGGTGACGGCGAACGACTTCGCCCTCGCCGAGCGCGTCGAATCCCTCGCCCCGGCCCACGGCGCGAGCTGA
- a CDS encoding RICIN domain-containing protein yields the protein MNLSEGVYRIRNVGSGLVLQLEGASRVRVGPDGPPAPEAARRWRISPVHSGGGIFHVVSEDNERRLDVANASTDSGARVQVWRPNAFGAQEWLVEEHLDAPGVVSLIACVSDLLLEADDQGRARQGEDTDSPAQWWRLEPA from the coding sequence GTGAACCTTTCCGAGGGGGTCTACCGGATCCGCAACGTGGGCAGCGGCCTGGTGCTCCAGCTGGAGGGCGCCTCCCGGGTACGGGTCGGCCCCGACGGGCCGCCCGCGCCCGAGGCGGCCCGCCGGTGGCGGATCTCGCCGGTGCACAGCGGCGGCGGGATCTTCCACGTGGTGAGCGAGGACAACGAGCGGCGCCTGGACGTCGCGAACGCCTCCACGGACAGCGGCGCCCGGGTGCAGGTGTGGCGGCCCAACGCCTTCGGTGCGCAGGAGTGGCTCGTCGAGGAGCACCTCGACGCTCCGGGTGTGGTCTCCCTGATCGCGTGCGTCAGCGACCTCCTCCTGGAAGCCGACGACCAGGGCCGCGCCCGCCAGGGCGAGGACACCGACTCCCCGGCCCAGTGGTGGCGCCTGGAACCGGCCTGA
- a CDS encoding aldo/keto reductase: MPQLGFGVWQVPDEEAERAVATALEAGYRSIDTAAVYGNEAGTGRGLAASGVAREELFVTTKLWNGPKQRWNRDAVLRAFDDSLGKLGLDHVDLYLIHWPRPMRDDFVSIWQAFEEIAAEGRARAVGVSNFRPADLDRLAGASGLVPAVNQIELHPLFPQDELRALHAERGITTEAWSPLGQGKELLTLPAVAAIAAKHGRSAAQVVLRWHLGHGHVAIPKSVTPARIRENLDVFGFELDADAVAALDALGAGPAARRIGPDPAVFDV, encoded by the coding sequence ATGCCCCAGCTCGGCTTCGGCGTCTGGCAGGTGCCGGACGAGGAGGCGGAGCGGGCCGTGGCGACCGCGCTGGAGGCGGGCTACCGCAGCATCGACACGGCCGCCGTCTACGGCAACGAGGCCGGTACGGGCAGGGGCCTGGCCGCTTCCGGGGTGGCGCGCGAGGAGCTGTTCGTCACCACGAAGCTGTGGAACGGCCCGAAGCAGCGCTGGAACCGGGACGCCGTGCTGCGCGCTTTCGACGATTCGCTGGGCAAGCTGGGCCTCGACCACGTCGACCTGTACCTGATCCACTGGCCGCGCCCGATGCGCGACGACTTCGTCTCCATCTGGCAGGCGTTCGAGGAGATCGCGGCCGAGGGCCGGGCCAGGGCGGTCGGCGTGTCGAACTTCCGCCCGGCGGACCTGGACCGGCTGGCCGGGGCCAGTGGGCTGGTGCCGGCCGTGAACCAGATCGAGCTGCACCCGCTGTTCCCGCAGGACGAGCTGCGCGCGCTGCACGCCGAGCGCGGGATCACCACGGAGGCCTGGTCGCCGCTGGGCCAGGGCAAGGAGCTGCTGACGCTCCCGGCGGTGGCCGCGATCGCCGCCAAGCACGGTCGCAGCGCCGCGCAGGTGGTGCTGCGCTGGCACCTCGGTCACGGCCACGTCGCGATCCCGAAGTCCGTGACCCCGGCCCGGATCCGGGAGAACCTGGACGTCTTCGGCTTCGAGCTGGACGCCGACGCCGTCGCCGCGCTGGACGCCCTGGGCGCGGGCCCGGCGGCCCGGCGGATCGGTCCGGACCCGGCCGTCTTCGACGTGTGA
- a CDS encoding ABC transporter ATP-binding protein, with the protein MSGYVLEARGVGVRFGGVRALTGVDLGVRAGEVCGLIGPNGAGKTTLFDVLSGIRRPDQGRMLLDGVDITRRSPVWRARHGMRRTFQRQQLFGQLSVADNLLVAQEWRGGGGGLAADLVAFPARRSRERARRERGERVLAGCGIGALGASYAGGLPVGQARMVELARAVADPPRVLLLDEPASGMSAPERERLAAVVRRLAREEGCAVLLVEHNVAFVMDLCERVAVLDLGAVLAEGPPGEVRANPAVREAYLGTA; encoded by the coding sequence ATGAGCGGCTACGTACTGGAGGCCCGGGGGGTCGGCGTGCGCTTCGGCGGGGTCCGGGCGCTGACCGGCGTGGACCTGGGCGTCCGGGCGGGCGAGGTGTGCGGGCTGATCGGGCCGAACGGGGCCGGGAAGACCACCCTGTTCGACGTCCTGTCCGGTATCCGGCGGCCCGACCAGGGGCGGATGCTGCTGGACGGGGTGGACATCACCCGCCGCTCCCCCGTCTGGCGGGCCCGGCACGGGATGCGGCGGACCTTCCAGCGCCAGCAGTTGTTCGGCCAGCTCAGCGTGGCCGACAACCTGCTGGTCGCGCAGGAGTGGCGGGGCGGCGGGGGCGGGCTGGCCGCCGATCTGGTCGCCTTCCCCGCCCGGCGGTCCCGGGAGCGGGCGCGCCGGGAGCGGGGCGAGCGGGTGCTGGCCGGCTGCGGGATCGGCGCGCTGGGGGCCTCGTACGCCGGCGGGCTGCCCGTCGGGCAGGCCCGGATGGTGGAGCTGGCGCGGGCGGTGGCCGATCCGCCGAGGGTGCTGCTGCTGGACGAGCCGGCGTCCGGGATGTCGGCCCCGGAACGCGAGCGGCTGGCTGCGGTCGTCCGGCGCCTCGCCCGGGAGGAGGGCTGCGCGGTGCTGCTGGTCGAGCACAACGTGGCCTTCGTGATGGACCTGTGCGAGCGGGTGGCCGTACTGGACCTCGGGGCGGTGCTCGCCGAGGGGCCGCCGGGCGAGGTGCGGGCGAATCCGGCCGTGCGGGAGGCGTACCTGGGGACGGCGTGA
- a CDS encoding ABC transporter permease subunit gives MGDLLVFVLSGLVSGALYALLATGLVLSYSASGLFNFAHGATAYLCALTFYELHSGLGWPAVPTALLVVFVLAPGLGWGLDRLMFRRLARVGETAQIVATIGLLVALPAAGLWTVELLADAGAPVKPAENQFGLPGVGPSPAKSWQLTEGVGIDSDQLITWVVTAVVAVALWVLMRHTRLGLLLRAAVDNRSLTELRGISADRLSSVAWMIASALAGLAGVLATPLLGLSAHDFTLFLFVSATAAVIGRFASVPLAFAGGLGLGVLQNLVAGYASFAEGLTGFRTAVPFLILFAGLLVLTRRARTAGVAAVDAPPVDHLAGAPWGRRWGVWAAGAVALGVAFYTVTSPFWSGLLAQGLAIGLVFMSFTVVTGLGAMVSLAQGTFVTGAALVAGLLMSRGWPFAAALAVGTCVAAVLGALVALPALRLGGRSLALATLALAFLADQVLFQLRWLRNGDSGWAIPRPVFGPVDLSDDRALGVALVVLVAVVAAGLSALRGSPSGRAMLAVRSAPAAAMASGVSVLRTKLLLFTLSAGLAGFGGVMYASFNTRITATDFTAMTGLVWLAVVVAAGVRRPQYAVVAGLVFAVAPRVLADYVTASAHVPVILFGLAGLALANDPDGYCAAVPVRLAKRRRGGARTPAGTWPSGPSGARPPDPAGAPPPDPRASNAGGAAIAAPRPSSPPAGAHQSRPGQTPAPPSLEERGPGRSPDPSAAPAIAARGSGPSPDLSAAPAIETPGPGQRPARVRLALRGVSAGYDGGLVLRGVDLAVRAGEILAVLGPNGAGKSTACRVAAGALRPTAGAVFVGGRDATREDSVRRARSGVVLAPEGRGIFPALTIEENLALYLRDPAARSAVYDRFPRLAERRGVAAGALSGGEQQMLALAPLLQRPPEVLIADEPSLGLAPRVVEEVYALLTELRDAGTALLLVEEKAAEILGIADTVACLSQGRVSWCGPRTEVEADRLTEAYLGMAT, from the coding sequence ATGGGAGATCTGCTCGTCTTCGTACTGAGCGGCCTGGTCTCCGGCGCCCTGTACGCGCTGCTCGCCACCGGGCTGGTGCTGTCGTACTCGGCGTCCGGGCTGTTCAACTTCGCGCACGGGGCCACCGCCTACCTGTGCGCGCTCACCTTCTACGAGCTGCACTCCGGCCTGGGCTGGCCGGCGGTCCCCACGGCGCTGCTGGTGGTGTTCGTCCTGGCCCCGGGCCTCGGCTGGGGGCTGGACCGGCTGATGTTCCGGCGGCTCGCGCGGGTGGGCGAGACGGCGCAGATCGTGGCGACCATCGGACTGCTGGTCGCACTGCCGGCGGCCGGGCTGTGGACGGTGGAGCTGCTGGCGGACGCGGGCGCGCCCGTGAAACCCGCCGAGAACCAGTTCGGGCTGCCGGGGGTCGGGCCGAGCCCGGCGAAGTCCTGGCAGCTCACCGAAGGCGTCGGCATCGACTCCGACCAGCTGATCACCTGGGTGGTGACGGCGGTGGTGGCGGTGGCCCTGTGGGTGCTGATGCGGCACACGCGGCTCGGGCTGCTGCTGCGGGCGGCCGTGGACAACCGCTCGCTGACCGAACTGCGCGGGATCAGCGCCGACCGGCTCTCGTCGGTTGCCTGGATGATCGCCTCGGCGCTGGCCGGGCTGGCGGGCGTGCTCGCCACGCCGCTGCTGGGACTGTCCGCGCACGACTTCACCCTGTTCCTGTTCGTCTCGGCGACGGCGGCGGTCATCGGACGGTTCGCGTCCGTGCCGCTCGCCTTCGCGGGCGGGCTGGGGCTGGGGGTCCTGCAGAACCTGGTGGCCGGGTACGCCTCCTTCGCCGAGGGCCTCACCGGCTTTCGCACGGCGGTGCCGTTCCTGATCCTGTTCGCGGGCCTGCTGGTGCTGACGCGCAGGGCGCGGACGGCGGGGGTCGCGGCCGTGGACGCGCCGCCGGTCGACCATCTGGCCGGGGCCCCGTGGGGGCGGCGGTGGGGGGTGTGGGCCGCGGGCGCGGTGGCGCTGGGTGTCGCCTTCTACACCGTGACCAGCCCGTTCTGGAGCGGGCTGCTGGCCCAAGGTCTGGCCATCGGGCTGGTGTTCATGTCCTTCACCGTGGTGACCGGGCTGGGGGCGATGGTTTCGCTGGCCCAGGGCACCTTCGTGACCGGGGCCGCGCTGGTGGCCGGACTGCTGATGAGCCGGGGCTGGCCGTTCGCGGCGGCGCTGGCGGTCGGGACGTGCGTGGCCGCGGTGCTGGGGGCGCTGGTCGCCCTGCCGGCGCTGCGCCTGGGCGGGCGGTCGCTGGCGCTGGCGACCCTGGCGCTGGCGTTCCTCGCCGACCAGGTGCTGTTCCAGCTGCGGTGGCTGCGCAACGGGGACTCCGGATGGGCGATCCCTCGGCCGGTGTTCGGGCCGGTGGACCTGTCCGACGACCGGGCGCTGGGCGTGGCCCTGGTCGTCCTGGTCGCGGTGGTGGCCGCGGGGCTGAGCGCGCTGCGGGGCTCGCCGTCGGGCCGGGCGATGCTGGCCGTCCGGTCGGCGCCCGCGGCGGCGATGGCCTCGGGGGTGTCCGTCCTGCGGACGAAGCTGCTGCTGTTCACGCTGTCGGCGGGGCTGGCCGGGTTCGGAGGCGTGATGTACGCGTCGTTCAACACCCGGATCACGGCCACGGACTTCACGGCGATGACCGGGCTGGTGTGGCTGGCGGTGGTGGTCGCGGCGGGGGTCCGGCGGCCGCAGTACGCGGTGGTCGCGGGGCTGGTGTTCGCCGTCGCTCCGCGGGTGCTGGCGGACTATGTGACGGCGTCGGCGCATGTGCCGGTGATTCTGTTCGGGCTGGCGGGGTTGGCTTTGGCCAACGATCCTGACGGGTATTGCGCGGCCGTGCCGGTGCGGTTGGCGAAGCGGCGGCGGGGCGGGGCCCGTACCCCTGCGGGAACCTGGCCTTCGGGCCCGTCGGGAGCCAGGCCCCCGGACCCCGCGGGGGCTCCGCCTCCGGACCCCCGCGCCTCAAACGCGGGCGGGGCTGCGATTGCCGCGCCCCGGCCCTCCAGCCCACCGGCCGGCGCCCACCAATCCCGGCCCGGCCAAACTCCGGCCCCTCCGTCGCTCGAGGAGCGGGGTCCGGGGCGGAGCCCCGATCCCTCAGCCGCGCCGGCGATCGCGGCGCGGGGCTCGGGGCCGAGCCCCGACCTGTCAGCCGCGCCGGCGATTGAGACGCCGGGGCCAGGGCAGCGCCCCGCACGGGTGCGGCTGGCGCTGCGTGGGGTGTCGGCCGGGTACGACGGCGGGCTCGTGTTGCGCGGGGTGGATCTGGCCGTGCGGGCCGGGGAGATCCTCGCCGTGCTCGGACCCAACGGCGCCGGCAAGAGCACCGCCTGCCGCGTCGCCGCCGGCGCCCTGCGCCCCACCGCCGGAGCGGTGTTCGTGGGCGGCCGCGACGCGACCCGCGAGGACTCCGTGCGCCGGGCCCGGTCCGGAGTGGTGCTCGCCCCCGAGGGCCGGGGGATCTTCCCCGCGCTCACCATCGAGGAGAACCTGGCCCTGTACCTGCGGGACCCGGCCGCCCGCTCCGCCGTCTACGACCGCTTCCCGCGCCTCGCGGAACGCCGCGGGGTGGCCGCCGGGGCCCTGTCCGGCGGGGAGCAGCAGATGCTGGCGCTGGCCCCGCTGCTGCAGCGCCCGCCCGAGGTGCTGATCGCCGACGAGCCCTCGCTCGGGCTCGCCCCGCGCGTGGTCGAGGAGGTGTACGCGCTGCTCACCGAACTCCGCGACGCGGGGACCGCGCTGCTCCTGGTGGAGGAGAAGGCGGCGGAGATCCTCGGGATCGCCGACACCGTGGCCTGCCTCTCCCAGGGCCGGGTGTCCTGGTGCGGACCGCGCACCGAGGTGGAGGCGGACCGGCTCACCGAGGCCTACCTGGGGATGGCGACATGA
- a CDS encoding ABC transporter substrate-binding protein, producing MLRPIRTLAAAAAALALVSACNSASTKGDGSGRPGDTPGDRRGVTAESIKVGGIVSMTSASGYSKKDTDLGAKARYMRANAEGGVNGRKIDYLGAEDDGQDPAKNMAAARKLVQQDKVFAVAPMSSVTFSGADFLEQEKVPTFGWGTLPSFCGPTYIYGFNGCLVPTPGGTINQTWPEGIGQLLGGARGKSVAIIANDSDAGKFGIRTFQQGFASAGFTVSYAEASVPATALPSDWSAYVKEILGSNGGKAPDAVVSVMQTPNNIGLFTALKRGGYKGLLSDPTDYDPGLLAKDATKQALDGVHVLLQFEPFESDNPKMARFKADIKAAAGGQDVPLSMHMLTGYMSADLFVSIAKTAGTDLTVGSFQAAAQRFSDTGTLVGDRALPKGQKDSFGCGALVQLKNGAYEVSVPFKCHEPIPFK from the coding sequence ATGTTGCGACCGATCCGCACCCTTGCCGCCGCGGCAGCAGCCCTCGCCCTCGTCTCCGCCTGCAACTCCGCCTCCACCAAGGGCGACGGCAGCGGCCGGCCCGGCGACACGCCCGGGGACCGCCGCGGGGTGACCGCCGAGTCGATCAAGGTCGGCGGCATCGTGTCGATGACCAGCGCCAGCGGCTACAGCAAGAAGGACACCGATCTCGGCGCCAAGGCGCGCTACATGAGGGCCAACGCCGAGGGAGGCGTCAACGGCCGCAAGATCGACTACCTGGGCGCGGAGGACGACGGCCAGGATCCCGCGAAGAACATGGCGGCCGCCCGCAAACTCGTCCAGCAGGACAAGGTCTTCGCGGTCGCCCCCATGAGCTCGGTCACCTTCTCCGGCGCCGACTTCCTGGAACAGGAGAAGGTCCCCACCTTCGGCTGGGGCACCCTGCCCTCCTTCTGCGGGCCCACGTACATCTACGGCTTCAACGGCTGCCTGGTCCCCACCCCCGGCGGCACCATCAACCAGACCTGGCCCGAGGGCATCGGGCAGCTCCTCGGCGGGGCCCGCGGCAAGTCCGTCGCGATCATCGCCAACGACAGCGACGCCGGGAAGTTCGGCATCCGCACCTTCCAACAGGGCTTCGCCAGCGCCGGGTTCACCGTCTCCTACGCCGAGGCCTCCGTCCCCGCAACCGCTCTGCCGAGCGACTGGTCGGCGTACGTGAAGGAGATCCTCGGGAGCAACGGGGGCAAGGCTCCCGACGCCGTGGTCTCCGTCATGCAGACCCCGAACAACATCGGCCTGTTCACCGCGCTCAAGCGCGGCGGTTACAAGGGGCTGCTCTCCGACCCCACCGACTACGACCCGGGCCTGCTCGCCAAGGACGCCACCAAGCAGGCGCTCGACGGGGTGCACGTCCTGCTCCAGTTCGAGCCCTTCGAGTCGGACAACCCGAAGATGGCCCGGTTCAAGGCCGACATCAAGGCCGCGGCGGGCGGCCAGGACGTACCACTGAGCATGCACATGCTGACCGGGTACATGTCGGCCGACCTGTTCGTGTCCATCGCGAAGACGGCGGGCACCGACCTGACCGTCGGGTCCTTCCAGGCCGCCGCGCAGCGCTTCTCCGACACCGGCACGCTCGTCGGCGACCGGGCACTGCCCAAGGGGCAGAAGGACAGCTTCGGCTGCGGGGCGCTCGTACAGCTGAAGAACGGCGCGTACGAGGTCTCCGTCCCGTTCAAGTGCCACGAGCCGATTCCCTTCAAGTAG